One Shewanella sp. MR-4 DNA window includes the following coding sequences:
- a CDS encoding DUF1289 domain-containing protein encodes MLSPCVARCGLNDEDYCMGCFRHIDEIVAWRDSSDAEHAAIIAQLPARKAHFEGDENQQVLSRAKWLEAEARLAKKA; translated from the coding sequence ATGCTCTCCCCCTGCGTCGCCCGCTGCGGCTTAAATGATGAAGATTATTGCATGGGCTGTTTTCGCCATATCGATGAGATTGTCGCTTGGCGCGATAGCAGCGATGCAGAACACGCCGCGATTATCGCGCAACTTCCCGCCCGCAAAGCCCATTTCGAAGGCGACGAAAATCAACAAGTGTTAAGCCGCGCTAAATGGCTGGAAGCCGAGGCGCGACTTGCGAAAAAAGCCTGA
- a CDS encoding YajD family HNH nuclease, with product MSANPGQSKLDQVLAQEREYRAKREGGYREQALKLYPWICGRCTREFTSKNLSELTVHHRDHNHDNNPSDGSNWELLCLYCHDNEHSRFEELIRYGNTTETKQAAATYNPFADLKAMMKK from the coding sequence ATGTCAGCAAATCCAGGCCAGAGTAAGTTAGATCAAGTCTTAGCCCAAGAGCGGGAATACCGCGCTAAACGTGAGGGTGGTTACCGCGAACAGGCGCTTAAATTGTATCCTTGGATCTGTGGCCGCTGTACTCGTGAATTTACCTCAAAAAACTTAAGCGAGTTGACGGTTCACCATAGAGACCACAACCACGACAACAACCCATCAGACGGCTCGAATTGGGAATTATTGTGCCTTTATTGCCACGATAATGAACATTCACGTTTCGAAGAATTGATCCGTTACGGCAACACTACCGAAACCAAGCAAGCGGCGGCGACCTATAATCCCTTTGCCGATTTAAAGGCGATGATGAAAAAGTAA
- a CDS encoding BCCT family transporter, giving the protein MSIKSSINPPVFYSSVFFITLMVMICAIWPTEANHFFKSMQSWLEAKAGWLYILGVAIFLIFIIFVMVSRFGDIKLGPDHAVPDYSYKSWISMLFSAGMGIGLMFFGVAEPVMHYLAPPDATPETLAAAKEAMKITFFHWGIHAWAIYGVVALSLAYFAYRHKLPLLPRSALYPLIGERIHGPIGHCVDTFAVLGTMFGVATSLGFGVLQVNSGLSYLFEQLPNNTTVQVSLIIGITLLATLSVFSGLDKGVKRLSELNLGLALILLLIVLILGPTVMLLQAFVQNTGSYLSDIVNKTFNLYAYQHKEDWLGGWTLLYWGWWISWSPFVGTFIARVSRGRTIREFLVGILFVPSALTFLWMTVFGNSAIDAIMNQGATYLSDAVNTNVPVALFVFFEHMPFPHLLSGIGICLVVTFFVTSSDSGSLVIDNLTSGGDNNAPVWQRVFWALLQGVVASVLLLAGGLQALQTAAIASAMPFLCVMLLMCLGLYKALKDDWLKINSVQMHTTSVQYAKTNISWEERIEVLVSHPTEDEARIFLNNVATPALSKVCQQFMTKGLTADLEYLDGKVRLVISNEAYQPFVYGVRMRCFEIVNPVGEELEQGNNWYYRAEVYLEQGGQHYDVMGYTEEQLLADVVTQYEKYLHYLHLSNADQGHVT; this is encoded by the coding sequence ATGTCTATTAAGTCGAGTATAAATCCACCGGTTTTTTATTCGTCGGTCTTTTTTATCACATTAATGGTGATGATCTGCGCCATTTGGCCGACAGAGGCCAATCACTTTTTTAAATCCATGCAGTCGTGGTTAGAAGCAAAGGCGGGTTGGTTATATATCCTTGGCGTGGCGATTTTTCTAATTTTTATCATCTTTGTCATGGTCAGCCGCTTTGGTGATATTAAGCTCGGCCCCGACCATGCGGTACCCGACTATAGCTATAAGAGCTGGATTTCCATGCTGTTTTCGGCGGGGATGGGGATTGGGTTGATGTTCTTTGGCGTCGCCGAACCCGTGATGCATTACTTGGCGCCGCCCGATGCAACGCCTGAGACCTTGGCCGCCGCCAAAGAGGCCATGAAGATCACTTTCTTCCATTGGGGCATACATGCGTGGGCGATTTACGGGGTGGTTGCCCTGAGTTTGGCCTATTTTGCCTATCGGCATAAGTTGCCGCTCTTGCCCCGCAGCGCACTCTATCCCTTAATCGGTGAGCGCATCCATGGCCCGATTGGCCACTGCGTCGATACCTTTGCGGTATTGGGGACTATGTTCGGGGTGGCGACCTCCCTAGGGTTTGGGGTGTTGCAGGTTAACTCGGGCTTAAGCTATTTATTCGAGCAACTGCCGAATAACACCACAGTGCAAGTATCGCTGATTATTGGCATTACCCTACTCGCGACTCTGTCAGTATTTTCGGGCCTAGATAAAGGGGTGAAGCGCTTAAGTGAGCTTAACTTAGGTTTAGCTCTTATTCTGCTGCTGATTGTGTTAATTCTTGGCCCAACCGTGATGTTGCTGCAAGCCTTCGTACAAAATACCGGTAGTTATCTGAGTGATATTGTTAATAAAACCTTTAATCTGTACGCCTATCAGCATAAGGAAGACTGGCTGGGCGGTTGGACGCTACTCTACTGGGGTTGGTGGATCTCCTGGTCACCTTTTGTCGGCACCTTTATTGCGCGGGTGAGTCGTGGCCGCACCATACGGGAGTTTTTAGTCGGCATTTTATTTGTGCCCTCGGCGCTGACCTTTTTGTGGATGACGGTATTTGGTAACTCGGCTATCGACGCCATTATGAATCAAGGCGCGACCTACCTGAGCGATGCAGTGAATACCAATGTGCCCGTGGCCTTGTTTGTGTTTTTTGAACATATGCCGTTCCCGCATCTCCTGTCGGGGATTGGGATTTGTTTAGTGGTCACCTTTTTTGTTACCTCATCGGATTCTGGATCGCTTGTAATCGACAACCTAACCTCGGGAGGCGATAACAATGCGCCCGTCTGGCAACGGGTGTTTTGGGCACTATTACAAGGGGTAGTGGCCTCGGTGCTGCTGCTTGCCGGCGGCTTACAGGCCTTACAAACTGCGGCCATTGCCAGTGCCATGCCATTTTTATGTGTGATGCTGCTGATGTGTTTGGGGCTGTATAAGGCGCTGAAAGACGATTGGCTTAAGATCAACAGTGTGCAGATGCATACCACCAGTGTGCAATACGCTAAGACCAATATCAGTTGGGAGGAGCGTATCGAAGTCTTAGTGTCCCATCCTACCGAAGATGAGGCGCGAATTTTCCTCAATAATGTCGCGACACCGGCGTTATCTAAGGTGTGTCAGCAATTTATGACCAAGGGCCTGACGGCGGATCTCGAGTATCTCGACGGCAAAGTGCGATTGGTGATCAGCAACGAAGCCTATCAACCCTTCGTATACGGTGTGCGGATGCGCTGTTTTGAAATCGTCAATCCGGTTGGTGAAGAGTTAGAGCAGGGCAACAATTGGTACTATCGCGCCGAAGTGTACTTAGAGCAGGGCGGCCAACACTATGATGTGATGGGCTATACCGAAGAGCAGCTATTGGCTGACGTGGTTACCCAATACGAGAAATACCTGCACTATTTGCACTTGTCCAATGCCGACCAAGGACATGTAACCTAA
- a CDS encoding DUF502 domain-containing protein, with translation MKKTLARGLMNLLPMALSLWLFWSLFVSLDGLGIFILELVGINQHFVGAGFILVVAIVFAVGLLFSVSPIVWLYGWIERQLMRFPLFKSVYGSIRDIASLMNREGKPNTQQTVLVKQANGGFVVGFIMTDTPPQPLLDALPEGDWVPVLFQLSYQMAGVTSLVKREDLILVDWSFEEAMRFNLTAGISQTPSAATVKTKAE, from the coding sequence ATGAAGAAAACCTTAGCCCGTGGCTTGATGAACCTGCTGCCGATGGCTTTAAGCCTGTGGTTATTTTGGTCATTGTTTGTATCGTTAGATGGTTTAGGGATTTTTATTTTAGAGTTGGTAGGGATTAACCAACATTTCGTCGGCGCGGGCTTTATCTTAGTCGTGGCCATAGTGTTTGCGGTGGGCTTGTTGTTTTCGGTAAGTCCTATTGTGTGGCTCTATGGCTGGATTGAACGTCAGCTGATGCGTTTTCCGCTGTTTAAATCCGTCTATGGCAGTATTCGTGATATTGCTTCCTTAATGAATCGTGAGGGTAAACCCAATACTCAGCAAACCGTGTTGGTTAAACAGGCCAATGGCGGGTTTGTGGTGGGCTTTATTATGACGGATACACCGCCGCAACCATTGCTCGATGCCTTACCCGAAGGGGATTGGGTGCCTGTGTTATTCCAACTCAGTTACCAAATGGCGGGGGTGACTAGCCTAGTCAAACGTGAAGATTTGATTTTAGTGGATTGGTCTTTTGAAGAGGCGATGCGCTTCAATTTAACGGCGGGGATCTCGCAAACGCCGAGTGCGGCAACGGTAAAAACCAAAGCCGAATAA
- a CDS encoding VOC family protein, translating into MRVTRLDHLVLTVKDIEASVDFYQRVLGMKKSVFGQGRIALSFGDQKINLHQAGAEFEPKANLATPGSADLCFVVSHNIEEVINHLNTLEVEIIEGPVLRTGATGRINSVYIRDPDLNLLELSEYLPACAL; encoded by the coding sequence ATGCGCGTGACCCGCCTAGACCATTTAGTGTTAACCGTGAAAGATATCGAGGCCAGCGTCGACTTTTATCAACGCGTGTTAGGGATGAAAAAGTCCGTATTTGGTCAGGGCCGTATCGCCTTAAGCTTTGGCGATCAAAAAATCAATCTTCACCAAGCAGGTGCCGAATTTGAACCTAAGGCAAACCTTGCCACTCCCGGCAGCGCCGATCTCTGCTTTGTGGTCAGCCACAATATCGAAGAAGTAATCAACCACTTAAACACCCTTGAAGTTGAGATTATTGAAGGCCCAGTACTGCGCACCGGCGCGACAGGCCGCATCAACTCAGTCTATATCCGCGACCCCGATTTGAATCTATTGGAATTATCCGAATATCTACCCGCCTGCGCGCTATAA
- a CDS encoding transposase: protein MPRPRRIQISLEDTPYYHCCSRVVRRAFLCGDDAYSGKNYDHRRAWVESLLFELEAVFAIDVAAYAVMPNHLHLVLRVDIDSANRWSDREVLEQWHKLFKGDELTQKFAKGALVEAHEVNRLKHSIAIYRSRLCDISWFMRCLNEPIARQANQEDNCTGRFWEGRFKSQALLDEAAVLACMTYVDLNPIRAQLADTPEQSDHTSIQLRIRAALKGEQPSNLLPFIGNEHDNQPNGIAFSLTDYLELVDDTGRIIRNDKRGSISENSTKLLTRLNIPHDNWLKLTTEFGKLFHGPVGTLQALTDYCEHLEKRRRHFAASCQHFHSN, encoded by the coding sequence ATGCCGCGCCCTCGCAGAATCCAAATCAGTCTTGAAGACACTCCCTATTATCACTGTTGTAGCCGCGTGGTGCGCCGTGCATTTTTATGTGGCGATGATGCCTATTCGGGGAAAAACTATGACCATCGCAGAGCTTGGGTTGAGTCATTATTGTTTGAACTTGAAGCGGTTTTTGCTATTGATGTAGCTGCTTATGCTGTGATGCCCAATCATCTGCATCTAGTGTTACGGGTCGATATTGACAGTGCCAATCGCTGGAGTGACCGCGAAGTGCTTGAACAATGGCATAAGTTGTTTAAAGGCGATGAACTAACGCAAAAGTTCGCTAAAGGAGCATTGGTCGAGGCCCATGAGGTCAACAGGTTAAAGCATTCAATCGCCATTTACCGCAGTCGATTATGTGATATTTCATGGTTTATGCGCTGCCTTAATGAACCGATAGCTAGGCAAGCAAATCAAGAAGATAACTGTACAGGTCGTTTCTGGGAAGGTCGGTTTAAATCCCAGGCCTTACTGGATGAAGCTGCGGTATTAGCCTGTATGACTTATGTGGATTTAAATCCTATCAGAGCCCAACTGGCTGATACGCCAGAACAATCCGACCATACCAGCATTCAGCTACGTATTCGGGCTGCATTAAAAGGTGAGCAGCCTAGCAATCTCCTGCCTTTTATTGGCAACGAGCACGATAACCAACCCAATGGCATTGCGTTTTCCTTAACAGATTACCTCGAATTGGTGGATGATACGGGCCGAATTATTCGTAATGATAAACGTGGAAGCATCAGTGAGAATAGCACCAAGTTACTGACTAGATTAAATATCCCACATGACAATTGGCTCAAACTGACCACCGAATTTGGCAAGCTATTTCATGGTCCAGTGGGCACATTGCAAGCACTGACCGATTACTGCGAACATCTCGAAAAGCGACGACGGCACTTTGCGGCAAGCTGCCAGCACTTTCACAGCAACTAA
- a CDS encoding DUF3137 domain-containing protein, which yields MSQLLYSLKQGFEALKSIRNHIVEANLPADFPRPELPPISEEAKAALLQLLEPLEAYRIEKLETKLSRKKWAKRLGWLLCLPALVVDLMSLASNSDPSILSLIVLAGILMWVQLPEIQFKRHYKNKILPVLLDKLGDYQYSPDSCVNLDAVADFELMPSFSKKEAEDHIRGKVEDVSFEFCELTLKSRGSKSDKIQFKGGVVIITMPFHFESHTIVSQDYGSLGNAISGIKQPRVKLESVTFEAMFEVYSHDQHYARYLLSPAVMERLVELEQLFRKTARGSGISIEFKNNTVLIMASYFGNLFDNVDINLPTQDMSKIPLLQQELVLITSIIKQLKLDYLAAQNVAAQKMHARMETLAS from the coding sequence ATGAGCCAATTGTTGTATTCTTTAAAGCAGGGGTTCGAAGCCCTGAAAAGTATTCGCAATCATATAGTGGAAGCGAATTTACCCGCAGATTTCCCTCGACCCGAATTACCGCCGATATCAGAAGAGGCGAAAGCGGCACTGTTGCAACTACTCGAGCCGCTAGAAGCTTATCGAATTGAAAAACTTGAAACGAAACTTTCTCGGAAGAAATGGGCCAAGCGGTTAGGCTGGCTCCTGTGCTTGCCTGCGCTGGTTGTTGATTTGATGTCGTTAGCCTCAAATAGTGACCCAAGCATTCTGAGCTTGATTGTTCTCGCAGGCATCTTGATGTGGGTTCAGTTGCCTGAAATACAATTTAAGCGCCATTATAAGAATAAAATTTTACCTGTTTTACTCGATAAATTAGGGGATTACCAATATAGCCCCGATTCCTGTGTCAATCTGGATGCCGTGGCTGATTTTGAACTTATGCCCAGTTTTAGCAAGAAAGAAGCTGAAGACCATATTCGCGGCAAGGTAGAAGATGTTAGCTTCGAGTTTTGCGAGTTAACCTTAAAATCCCGTGGAAGCAAGTCGGATAAAATTCAATTTAAGGGTGGGGTGGTGATTATCACTATGCCCTTTCATTTTGAATCTCACACCATTGTTAGCCAAGACTATGGTTCCCTGGGGAATGCCATTTCAGGCATCAAGCAACCCAGAGTTAAACTAGAAAGTGTCACCTTTGAGGCCATGTTTGAAGTGTATTCACACGATCAACATTATGCGCGTTATTTATTGTCACCCGCAGTGATGGAACGATTGGTTGAGTTGGAGCAATTATTCCGGAAAACCGCACGAGGTTCAGGGATAAGCATCGAGTTTAAAAATAATACAGTGCTTATTATGGCGAGCTATTTTGGTAATTTATTTGATAATGTGGACATCAACTTGCCCACACAGGATATGTCAAAGATCCCATTGTTACAGCAGGAGCTGGTCCTCATCACTAGCATTATCAAGCAGCTAAAACTGGATTATCTCGCGGCACAAAATGTGGCAGCACAAAAAATGCATGCGAGGATGGAGACATTAGCGAGTTAA
- the phoU gene encoding phosphate signaling complex protein PhoU, with translation MENMNLNKHISGQFNAELDDIRNRVLAMGGLVERQLEQAIDALSTLDAELAQKVITGDHKVNGMEVSIDEECTRIIAKRQPAASDLRLIIAISKSIADLERIGDACVRIAKAALDKRLNNQQPLLVSIENMGRHAIRMLHATLDALARMDADSALELHKEDAKLDREYEGIIRQLMTYMMEDPRSIPDVLDVLWAARAVERVGDRCKNICEYIIYYVKGKDVRHTSYEDMEKDLKD, from the coding sequence ATGGAAAATATGAATTTAAACAAACATATCTCTGGGCAATTTAACGCCGAGTTAGATGATATCCGTAACCGTGTACTCGCCATGGGTGGCTTGGTTGAGCGTCAGTTAGAGCAAGCCATCGACGCCTTAAGCACCTTAGATGCCGAATTAGCGCAAAAGGTGATCACCGGCGATCACAAAGTGAATGGCATGGAAGTCTCGATTGACGAAGAATGCACCCGCATTATCGCTAAACGCCAACCGGCGGCGAGCGACTTACGTCTGATCATCGCGATTTCAAAATCGATTGCCGATCTTGAGCGTATCGGTGACGCCTGTGTGCGTATTGCCAAGGCTGCATTAGATAAGCGTTTGAATAATCAGCAACCGTTATTAGTCAGCATTGAAAATATGGGCCGCCATGCGATTCGTATGCTGCACGCAACGCTCGATGCCTTAGCCCGTATGGATGCCGATTCGGCGCTGGAACTTCATAAAGAAGATGCCAAGCTCGACCGTGAATATGAAGGCATTATCCGTCAATTAATGACCTACATGATGGAAGATCCACGCTCAATCCCCGATGTATTAGACGTACTCTGGGCAGCCCGTGCGGTTGAACGTGTAGGCGATCGTTGTAAAAATATCTGCGAATACATTATTTACTACGTGAAAGGTAAAGACGTTCGCCATACTTCCTACGAAGATATGGAAAAGGATTTAAAGGACTAA